A genomic stretch from Bacillus sp. N1-1 includes:
- a CDS encoding PTS fructose transporter subunit IIABC produces MKLLAITSCPNGIAHTYMAAENLQKAADKLGIEMKVETQGSIGVENEFSEKDIEEADGIIIAADKTVEKGRFIGKNVLVVGVQDGIRRPEQLINKHQNGEVPILRSGGKSADEYKKEKKDKQNPIYRHLMNGVSYMIPFIVVGGLLIAIALTIGGKPTESGLVIPEDSFWKTIEQLGGASFTFMIPILAGFIAYSIADRPGLAPGVIGGYIAANGSFYGSEAGAGFIGGMIAGFLAGYVALAIKRIKVPKAVQPIMPIIIIPVFASLIVGLVFVFIVGAPVAQVFESLTSWLSGMQGTSSILLAVILGAMISFDMGGPVNKVAFLFGAAMIGEGNYEIMGPIASAICIPPIGMGLATFLKKRKYEEAERETGKASFTMGLFGITEGAIPFAAQDPIRVIPSIMAGSITGSVIAMMGNVGDRVAHGGPIVAVLGAIDNVLMFSLAVIVGAFVTAILVNLLKKDAVVEVAGLGMEISSEELVEEQPVQSMGETKSSTTEITKLTDITNERLIDIELKGSNRDDVIDEMIAKLEKEGVIDSSKQFRDAIISRENESSTGIGMNIAIPHGKSSAVSEPRVVFGLKQEGIDWNSLDGTKARLIFMIAVPKESEGDAHLKILQMLSRQLMDDQFREKLLTVQSTKEAYHLLEQIK; encoded by the coding sequence ATGAAATTGTTAGCGATTACATCATGTCCAAATGGAATTGCGCACACTTACATGGCAGCTGAAAATCTTCAAAAAGCAGCCGATAAGTTAGGCATTGAAATGAAAGTTGAAACTCAAGGGTCAATTGGAGTAGAGAACGAGTTTTCTGAGAAAGACATCGAGGAAGCTGATGGCATTATTATTGCGGCAGATAAAACGGTTGAAAAAGGACGTTTTATCGGTAAAAATGTCCTTGTAGTTGGGGTTCAGGATGGAATACGTAGACCGGAACAGTTAATTAACAAGCACCAAAACGGAGAAGTTCCGATATTACGCTCAGGCGGTAAATCAGCCGATGAGTATAAAAAGGAAAAGAAAGATAAGCAAAATCCAATTTATCGCCATCTGATGAATGGTGTTTCTTATATGATTCCGTTTATCGTTGTGGGAGGATTATTAATTGCCATCGCCTTAACAATAGGAGGAAAGCCGACAGAAAGTGGTCTTGTCATACCGGAAGATTCATTCTGGAAAACGATTGAACAATTAGGTGGGGCATCGTTCACATTCATGATCCCTATCCTCGCAGGTTTCATTGCCTATAGTATTGCTGATAGACCCGGTCTTGCTCCAGGCGTCATCGGTGGTTATATTGCTGCAAACGGAAGTTTCTATGGAAGTGAAGCTGGGGCGGGTTTCATCGGTGGTATGATCGCTGGCTTTTTGGCTGGTTATGTAGCACTAGCCATTAAACGTATTAAGGTACCTAAAGCAGTACAGCCTATTATGCCAATTATCATTATACCTGTTTTTGCGTCGCTCATTGTTGGCTTAGTTTTCGTCTTTATTGTAGGCGCACCAGTTGCACAGGTGTTTGAATCATTGACCAGCTGGCTATCAGGAATGCAAGGAACAAGTTCGATTCTTCTAGCCGTCATTCTTGGAGCAATGATTTCCTTTGATATGGGAGGACCTGTTAATAAAGTAGCATTCTTATTTGGAGCTGCAATGATTGGAGAAGGAAATTATGAGATCATGGGACCTATCGCGTCCGCCATCTGTATCCCTCCAATCGGTATGGGACTCGCAACATTTCTGAAGAAACGAAAATATGAAGAAGCTGAACGAGAAACTGGAAAAGCCTCCTTTACAATGGGACTGTTCGGCATTACTGAAGGTGCTATTCCCTTCGCGGCACAGGACCCAATTCGAGTTATTCCGAGCATTATGGCTGGGTCAATTACGGGATCCGTTATTGCGATGATGGGGAATGTAGGAGATCGCGTTGCGCATGGTGGACCAATTGTAGCGGTTCTAGGTGCAATCGATAATGTATTAATGTTTTCCCTAGCCGTTATTGTAGGGGCATTCGTAACAGCTATTCTCGTTAATCTTTTGAAAAAAGATGCCGTTGTAGAGGTAGCAGGACTAGGAATGGAAATAAGTAGTGAAGAACTAGTAGAGGAGCAGCCTGTTCAAAGTATGGGAGAGACTAAATCTTCTACAACCGAAATCACAAAACTTACAGATATTACGAATGAAAGGCTCATTGACATTGAATTAAAAGGCTCAAATCGTGACGATGTAATTGATGAGATGATTGCGAAATTAGAAAAGGAAGGCGTTATTGATTCAAGCAAGCAATTTAGAGACGCAATCATTAGCCGTGAGAATGAAAGTTCGACAGGGATCGGAATGAATATTGCCATTCCACATGGAAAATCTTCCGCTGTAAGTGAACCACGCGTAGTATTTGGATTGAAACAAGAAGGAATTGATTGGAACAGCTTAGATGGAACAAAGGCTCGATTAATCTTTATGATTGCTGTCCCGAAAGAGAGCGAAGGAGATGCTCACTTAAAAATTCTCCAAATGCTTTCACGTCAATTGATGGATGATCAATTTAGAGAAAAGCTTTTAACAGTTCAATCAACGAAAGAAGCTTATCATCTATTAGAACAAATTAAATAA
- a CDS encoding ATP-grasp domain-containing protein: MTRIWFNRWFTTVAHYIEMIRQNHDGKVFEVYGSHPNEDALYLQYCDQAFVEPDLSGHAYVEYCLQTCIDKEIDLFIPRKENVLISRNLSKFHSIGVKVLVSDAELMALMDNKAAMYQSILTKEKELQKSIVPLPDYVVVNKVEDFKKAYHFLREKGHTVCFKPVIGEGANGFRVIKEGQETIEELLTEGVSRRISFEHACSILGQQDSFPDLMVLEYLDGYEYSIDCLAYDGELHLAIPRKKVEGRVRELENNEELLEIARAIHKEYSIDYISNIQVKFSNGIPKLLEINPRMAGGLNISCLSGVNIPYEAIKLLQNDGNLFLNLKPEMGIRASHIEKEVVLS; the protein is encoded by the coding sequence ATGACAAGAATATGGTTTAATCGATGGTTTACAACAGTTGCACATTACATAGAAATGATTCGACAGAACCATGACGGAAAGGTGTTCGAAGTATATGGTTCACACCCGAATGAAGATGCCTTGTATTTACAGTATTGCGATCAAGCGTTTGTAGAACCTGATCTAAGTGGGCATGCTTACGTTGAGTATTGTCTGCAGACTTGTATCGATAAGGAAATCGATTTGTTTATTCCTCGTAAAGAAAATGTCCTCATCTCAAGGAACCTTTCGAAATTCCACAGCATTGGCGTAAAAGTTCTCGTAAGTGACGCAGAATTGATGGCTCTTATGGACAATAAAGCTGCCATGTACCAATCCATTCTTACGAAGGAAAAAGAGCTGCAGAAATCAATTGTGCCTCTTCCAGACTATGTGGTTGTAAACAAAGTGGAAGACTTTAAAAAAGCGTATCATTTTCTTCGAGAGAAAGGTCATACGGTTTGTTTCAAACCTGTAATCGGGGAAGGTGCAAATGGTTTCCGAGTGATAAAAGAAGGCCAGGAAACGATTGAAGAGCTTCTTACAGAAGGGGTATCGAGAAGAATTTCATTTGAGCATGCCTGTTCCATTTTAGGTCAACAAGATTCGTTTCCAGACTTGATGGTCTTAGAGTACTTAGATGGGTATGAGTATAGCATTGACTGCCTTGCGTATGATGGAGAGTTGCATCTTGCCATTCCTCGTAAGAAAGTTGAGGGGAGAGTAAGAGAACTTGAGAACAATGAAGAGTTACTAGAAATTGCGCGAGCTATTCACAAGGAGTATAGCATTGATTACATCTCAAACATTCAAGTTAAGTTCAGCAATGGAATTCCTAAGCTTCTTGAAATTAACCCAAGGATGGCCGGGGGCTTGAATATTAGTTGCTTATCTGGTGTAAATATCCCGTACGAAGCGATTAAATTGCTTCAAAATGATGGTAACCTATTCCTTAATCTAAAGCCAGAAATGGGTATACGCGCCAGCCATATCGAAAAAGAAGTTGTCCTTTCCTAA
- a CDS encoding BglG family transcription antiterminator, with translation MKDRHRELMRLLLENHEGFFLVKELADRLSCSDKTIRNDLDFLQPYIKKETNGSLIRRTGFGIQLVIEDDERDWLYQKFSFQSSNSVELSQNERLLELAYKLLTANEPMTLHYLSTSHFINRSVLKKDLEQINHWLKTMNLTLHSTQKVGVTIEGNERSRRSALVNLGKLVQNKTISRPFLKKQFALYEIELVEKELRNLQNEHSITYTDESFENLLYHTLFIIKRTKLRQPILVTDKEEEQIKEYEEYEWSKSLLKKLGIVFVAHFPVGEVAYLALHLIGAKRTGVSIIREPEVERLGLALINRMTEMTNLSFNADSTLLEGLRVHLYAALNRIQYGLSVSNPMLQEIKRMYPYLFDLLIQITEEMNENWKLTIPEDEIAYLTLHFEAAVERLQSARGEKKNVVIVCHLGVGMSQLLQTKLERKFSSLAVLNCIGRTALHDFLNHHQVDFIISTVELERQSIPHIVISPLLNTEEESKLGSFMGKLDQTNREERRNAIFSTYLESDLVFVQYDGNHRYKVIEMLSNALYEKGFVKKEYVHNALIRERTSSTAIGSGIAIPHGNPSLILKPGIAVAVLKEPIEWGDEQVNLVFLLALGNQGNGVTRELFREISSISEQPFFLRKLTQQTSAKDFINCLETNVTD, from the coding sequence ATGAAAGATCGACATAGAGAATTAATGCGTCTTCTATTAGAGAACCATGAAGGGTTTTTTCTTGTCAAAGAATTAGCTGATCGGTTAAGCTGCTCAGATAAAACGATTCGAAATGATCTAGATTTTCTACAACCCTATATAAAAAAAGAAACAAACGGATCACTGATTCGCAGAACAGGATTTGGAATCCAACTAGTGATAGAGGATGACGAACGTGATTGGCTTTATCAGAAATTCTCGTTTCAAAGTAGCAATTCTGTCGAGCTGTCTCAAAATGAAAGGTTGCTTGAGCTCGCATATAAGCTATTAACAGCTAATGAACCGATGACATTACATTATCTTTCTACCAGTCATTTTATTAATCGCTCTGTTCTTAAGAAAGACCTTGAACAAATCAATCATTGGTTAAAGACTATGAATTTAACCTTGCATTCAACACAAAAAGTTGGAGTGACGATTGAAGGAAACGAACGGTCGCGTCGAAGCGCTCTTGTTAATCTAGGTAAGCTTGTACAAAATAAGACAATAAGTCGTCCGTTCTTGAAGAAGCAGTTCGCGTTATATGAAATAGAGCTCGTCGAAAAGGAATTACGAAACCTGCAAAACGAGCACTCGATTACGTATACAGATGAATCTTTCGAAAATCTTCTTTATCATACCCTTTTTATTATTAAAAGAACAAAACTGCGCCAACCGATCCTAGTTACGGATAAGGAAGAAGAACAAATTAAAGAGTATGAAGAGTATGAGTGGTCAAAATCTCTTCTTAAAAAGCTGGGCATCGTCTTCGTCGCCCATTTTCCAGTAGGTGAGGTTGCTTACCTTGCCCTTCATTTAATAGGGGCTAAACGCACTGGTGTTTCGATCATACGAGAGCCAGAGGTGGAGAGACTTGGATTAGCGTTAATCAATAGAATGACTGAGATGACGAATCTTTCTTTTAATGCTGACTCTACCCTTTTGGAAGGCCTTCGGGTACACCTTTATGCTGCGCTAAACCGCATACAGTATGGTTTGTCTGTGTCTAATCCCATGCTTCAAGAGATCAAGAGAATGTATCCTTACTTGTTTGATTTATTAATCCAAATAACAGAAGAAATGAATGAAAATTGGAAATTAACGATTCCAGAAGATGAAATAGCTTATTTAACCCTTCATTTTGAAGCTGCTGTTGAGCGGTTACAATCCGCTCGCGGTGAAAAGAAGAACGTTGTGATTGTCTGTCATTTAGGTGTAGGAATGTCTCAGCTGTTACAAACAAAGCTTGAACGGAAATTCTCTTCTTTGGCAGTTTTAAACTGTATAGGACGTACAGCATTACATGATTTTCTTAATCACCACCAGGTGGATTTTATCATTTCTACAGTTGAGCTGGAGCGTCAGTCTATTCCCCATATTGTCATTTCACCACTTCTTAATACTGAGGAGGAAAGTAAGTTAGGATCCTTTATGGGGAAATTGGATCAAACGAACCGTGAAGAAAGGCGCAATGCTATCTTTTCTACTTACCTCGAATCCGATCTTGTGTTCGTTCAGTATGATGGAAATCACCGCTATAAAGTAATTGAAATGCTCTCGAATGCTTTGTATGAAAAGGGATTTGTAAAAAAAGAATATGTGCACAATGCTCTTATAAGAGAAAGGACCTCTTCAACTGCAATTGGTTCTGGCATTGCGATTCCTCATGGTAACCCCAGCCTTATACTTAAACCGGGTATAGCGGTCGCCGTGTTGAAAGAGCCGATTGAATGGGGAGATGAACAGGTTAATTTAGTATTTCTATTAGCTCTTGGAAATCAAGGGAATGGGGTTACTCGCGAGTTGTTTAGGGAGATCTCCTCAATTAGTGAGCAACCATTTTTCTTAAGAAAGTTAACACAACAAACAAGTGCAAAAGATTTTATTAATTGTTTGGAAACAAATGTAACTGATTAA
- a CDS encoding carbohydrate binding domain-containing protein, translating to MRSVLPVLLAGVLVLSPAVPTSASSHEKEKDNNKSEQVVAKPFNPAVVKGKVHGTTKVRASVQEGLHLAVKISNEPIQANIGENVPSDRTVTNPYVSGTDLSGVDEEINKYVMVYVVDEEDKIVNYEQVKLKKTDIQKEEWNLVWEDEFNGESINEDKWNFVQGGGGYGNNEWQNYTNREKNARVEDGSLVIEAHKENYEGNDYTSAKLTTQNKGDWTYGRYEIKAKLPKGQGMWPAIWMMPTDYDLYSGWPATGEIDIMELLGHDPDTVHGTLHYGNPWKNTGESYDLPVGDFSDDYHTFTLDWEPGEFRWYVDGILYAKQNDWFTKNENEAAPYTYPAPFDRDFYLQLNLAVGGNWPGYPDDSTNFPNKMLVDYVKVYELDGDYREAGERPVTEETVEDLREPLNGDYVYNGQFDTDLEYWDFQPFEPSDLFGGAGEVTVVDGEAHVTISDPGDQPYAVQFVQPNVPLENGERYKLSFDARSSGDRGMVVNVSGPEQGFARYLSDKNVALSSNNETFSYEFEMENGTDPHSRIEFNMGQSSSLPVWIDNVSFVKLPKDPNASKKVLPTGNYIYNGTFDQGDDRMVFWNVDQDGNAKASASVGEAIPSREITIDVKKSNELEDVRLSQDNLNVEEGVYVLTFDAKADEARSIGVRLTDEDRSQEYVRDESISITEEMSSYQVMIDMKETDSKTVFEFLLGGSSRSSVTIDNVEMKRVAPPVTIEGVTKVEAEDYQSMSGVQIGEDGKSVGWIDEGDWMQYAVDVKEEGNYTVRYQVASGRDGANVTLLSKTGNVYDGTREMGEILVGEADQLTSMDVAQTGGWGTWKTVTDTIYLEKGLQTLQVNAANLNIDWLVFSPEQTDTETGIRNGDFSDGLTNWGSWWGDQWSGTAEGEITHEDDQMKIVVSKTGEQSYSPQVFQENLFLEEGRTYKVSFEAKATVAKDINLVIGEPLTSDPWFIPFMETKKVSIGEEIETHSFTFQIDQATSANGKIVFEVGKIDGVATPSTIVLDNVEIVTVTTR from the coding sequence ATGCGTAGTGTACTTCCTGTTCTACTTGCCGGTGTTCTAGTTCTAAGTCCTGCTGTCCCAACTTCTGCCTCTAGCCACGAAAAAGAAAAAGATAATAATAAAAGTGAACAAGTTGTTGCAAAACCTTTTAATCCTGCTGTAGTGAAAGGGAAAGTTCACGGAACTACAAAAGTGAGGGCTTCCGTTCAAGAAGGCCTACACCTTGCTGTGAAAATCTCAAATGAGCCAATTCAAGCTAATATTGGGGAGAATGTTCCGAGTGATCGTACTGTAACGAACCCTTATGTCTCTGGAACGGACTTGTCAGGCGTTGATGAAGAGATTAATAAATACGTGATGGTTTATGTTGTAGATGAAGAAGATAAAATCGTCAACTATGAACAGGTTAAGCTAAAGAAAACCGACATTCAAAAAGAAGAATGGAATCTAGTTTGGGAAGACGAATTTAATGGTGAATCGATCAACGAAGATAAGTGGAATTTTGTCCAGGGTGGCGGTGGCTATGGAAACAATGAGTGGCAAAACTACACGAATCGAGAGAAAAATGCTCGGGTTGAAGATGGTTCTTTAGTGATTGAAGCCCATAAGGAGAATTACGAAGGTAACGATTACACGTCTGCAAAGTTAACGACACAGAATAAAGGCGATTGGACGTATGGGCGATATGAAATTAAAGCCAAGCTTCCTAAAGGTCAGGGAATGTGGCCAGCTATTTGGATGATGCCAACGGATTATGATCTTTATTCAGGTTGGCCAGCTACTGGCGAGATCGATATTATGGAGCTTCTCGGCCATGACCCTGATACGGTGCATGGTACACTTCATTATGGGAATCCGTGGAAAAATACTGGTGAGTCATATGATCTCCCAGTAGGCGATTTTTCAGATGATTACCATACATTTACGTTAGACTGGGAACCAGGCGAGTTTCGCTGGTATGTAGATGGTATTCTTTATGCGAAGCAAAATGACTGGTTTACAAAAAATGAAAATGAAGCGGCGCCTTATACGTATCCAGCACCTTTTGATCGCGATTTTTACTTGCAGCTTAACTTAGCTGTAGGAGGGAACTGGCCAGGTTATCCGGATGATTCAACCAATTTTCCTAATAAAATGCTAGTTGATTACGTGAAAGTTTATGAGCTTGATGGAGACTATCGTGAAGCTGGTGAGCGTCCGGTAACAGAAGAAACAGTTGAAGATTTACGGGAGCCGTTAAACGGTGACTACGTTTATAACGGTCAATTTGATACAGACCTCGAATACTGGGATTTTCAACCCTTTGAACCATCCGATTTATTTGGTGGTGCAGGGGAAGTGACTGTAGTCGATGGAGAAGCACATGTGACGATATCTGATCCAGGCGACCAGCCATATGCGGTTCAATTTGTGCAGCCCAATGTACCACTAGAGAATGGCGAACGTTATAAGCTTTCATTTGATGCACGCTCAAGCGGTGATCGTGGAATGGTTGTTAATGTTTCTGGTCCTGAGCAGGGATTTGCTAGGTATCTTTCTGATAAAAACGTAGCCCTGTCTTCAAATAATGAGACATTTTCTTACGAATTTGAGATGGAAAATGGAACAGATCCGCATTCCCGCATTGAGTTCAACATGGGGCAGAGTTCGAGTTTACCAGTATGGATTGATAATGTAAGTTTCGTTAAGCTGCCAAAGGATCCGAATGCGTCGAAAAAAGTTCTTCCTACTGGAAACTATATTTACAATGGAACATTTGATCAAGGAGATGATCGAATGGTGTTCTGGAATGTCGATCAGGATGGAAATGCAAAAGCTAGTGCTTCTGTAGGTGAAGCAATTCCATCTCGTGAGATTACAATTGATGTTAAAAAATCTAATGAACTTGAGGATGTACGTCTCAGTCAGGATAATTTGAATGTAGAAGAAGGTGTTTACGTTCTAACCTTCGATGCAAAAGCGGATGAAGCAAGATCAATTGGAGTACGACTGACAGATGAAGATCGTTCACAAGAGTATGTTAGGGATGAGAGCATTTCCATTACAGAAGAGATGAGCTCTTATCAAGTTATGATTGATATGAAAGAAACCGATTCTAAAACAGTATTTGAATTTTTGCTAGGCGGAAGCAGCCGTTCGAGCGTAACGATTGATAATGTAGAAATGAAACGCGTAGCACCACCCGTTACGATTGAAGGCGTAACGAAAGTGGAGGCAGAAGATTATCAATCGATGTCTGGCGTTCAGATTGGAGAAGATGGCAAAAGTGTTGGTTGGATTGATGAAGGCGATTGGATGCAGTATGCCGTAGATGTGAAAGAAGAAGGCAATTATACTGTGCGCTATCAAGTCGCTTCAGGTCGAGATGGAGCTAACGTCACACTGTTGAGTAAAACAGGGAATGTGTATGATGGCACACGAGAAATGGGTGAAATTTTAGTTGGAGAGGCCGATCAACTAACTTCGATGGACGTCGCTCAAACAGGTGGATGGGGGACTTGGAAAACTGTTACAGATACAATCTATTTAGAAAAGGGTCTTCAAACGCTTCAGGTTAATGCTGCAAATCTGAACATAGATTGGCTCGTCTTTTCACCAGAGCAAACAGATACTGAAACGGGGATAAGGAATGGTGATTTCTCTGATGGATTAACAAATTGGGGCTCATGGTGGGGAGATCAGTGGAGCGGTACAGCTGAAGGAGAGATCACTCATGAAGATGACCAGATGAAGATCGTGGTTTCTAAAACGGGTGAGCAGTCATACAGTCCTCAAGTTTTCCAAGAGAATCTTTTCTTAGAAGAAGGACGAACGTATAAAGTATCCTTTGAGGCTAAGGCTACAGTGGCAAAAGATATTAACCTTGTCATCGGTGAGCCATTAACATCAGATCCATGGTTCATTCCGTTTATGGAAACAAAAAAGGTTTCTATTGGAGAAGAAATAGAAACGCATTCGTTTACTTTCCAGATAGATCAAGCAACAAGTGCAAATGGCAAAATTGTCTTTGAAGTTGGAAAAATAGATGGTGTTGCTACGCCCTCAACTATCGTGTTAGACAACGTGGAGATAGTGACTGTCACTACCCGATAA
- a CDS encoding TerD family protein: MTISLQKGQRIDLTKGNAGLSKIMVGLGWDPVEQKKGGLLGGLFGGGSGGANVDCDASILMLEDDKLTSKKDLIYFGNLKSACGSINHTGDNLTGAGDGDDEQIMIDLGQVPQRITKLVFVVNIYDAVKRKQDFGMIQNAFIRVVNQSNQEEMLKFNLTDNYSGKTSLFVAEIYRHGSEWKFAAIGNGTNDAGLSDIAKKY; encoded by the coding sequence TTGACAATTTCTTTGCAGAAAGGTCAACGAATTGACTTAACAAAAGGAAATGCCGGCTTATCGAAAATTATGGTTGGTCTTGGTTGGGATCCAGTAGAGCAAAAGAAAGGTGGCCTTCTAGGCGGTCTTTTTGGAGGCGGAAGCGGCGGCGCTAACGTTGACTGTGATGCTTCAATCTTAATGCTTGAAGATGATAAGTTAACTTCTAAGAAAGATTTAATTTATTTTGGTAATTTAAAAAGCGCTTGTGGAAGTATCAATCACACAGGTGATAACTTAACGGGGGCCGGAGACGGTGATGATGAACAAATCATGATTGATCTCGGACAAGTTCCACAACGCATTACGAAGCTCGTTTTTGTTGTTAATATTTATGATGCTGTAAAACGCAAACAGGATTTTGGTATGATTCAGAACGCGTTTATTCGCGTGGTGAATCAGTCAAATCAAGAAGAGATGCTTAAATTTAATCTTACAGATAACTATTCTGGTAAGACAAGCTTATTCGTTGCAGAAATCTATCGCCACGGTAGTGAATGGAAATTTGCTGCTATTGGAAATGGAACGAACGATGCTGGCTTAAGCGATATTGCAAAAAAATACTAA
- a CDS encoding TerD family protein, with product MAVSLSKGQKVDLTKTNPGLSKVIVGLGWDTNKYDGGNDFDLDASIFLLDSTGKCSSDKDFVFYNQTEGGGGSVVHTGDNRTGEGAGDDEQVKVHLQDVPAEIEKISFVITIHDAEARSQNFGQVSNAFVRILNEESNEELIRYDLGEDFSIETAIIVGELYRHSGEWKFSAVGSGYQGGLARIATDFGLQVG from the coding sequence ATGGCTGTATCATTATCTAAAGGACAAAAAGTAGATTTAACAAAAACAAATCCTGGACTTTCAAAAGTTATCGTAGGACTTGGTTGGGACACGAACAAATACGATGGTGGAAATGACTTTGACCTTGATGCGAGTATCTTCCTATTAGATAGCACTGGTAAATGTTCTTCTGATAAAGATTTTGTTTTCTATAATCAAACAGAAGGCGGGGGCGGTTCGGTTGTTCATACTGGCGATAACCGTACTGGTGAAGGTGCAGGAGATGACGAGCAAGTAAAAGTTCATCTTCAAGATGTTCCGGCTGAAATTGAGAAAATTTCATTCGTCATTACGATTCATGATGCTGAAGCACGTAGTCAGAATTTCGGTCAAGTATCGAATGCATTTGTACGCATTCTTAATGAAGAATCAAATGAAGAGCTCATCCGTTACGACCTAGGAGAAGATTTCTCAATTGAAACGGCGATTATTGTAGGTGAACTATACCGTCATAGCGGCGAGTGGAAATTCTCTGCAGTTGGTTCAGGTTATCAAGGTGGACTTGCTAGAATTGCAACTGATTTTGGTTTGCAAGTCGGATAA
- a CDS encoding VWA domain-containing protein, with protein sequence MMSITLMKKNAGIVLKKKNLDQVVARVGLVLDISGSMRKLYKEGIVQKVVERVLAVASQFDDDGSLDVWVYDNEFSRLKPVTEFDFEGYVDHQILSNDLVHKFGRNNEPQVMEDVISKYVKEDPSKEPVFIVFINDGGCKRGIKKAIVESSDKPLFWQFIGIGDSNFDVLEKLDTMTGRFIDNANFFHIEDIDRTSDEVLYNNLLNEFPDWLKEAREKNVIQ encoded by the coding sequence CTGATGAGTATTACATTAATGAAAAAGAATGCTGGGATTGTATTAAAGAAAAAAAATCTAGATCAGGTTGTAGCCAGAGTAGGGCTTGTTCTAGATATCAGTGGATCAATGCGAAAACTATACAAAGAAGGGATCGTTCAAAAAGTAGTTGAGCGTGTTCTTGCCGTTGCGAGTCAATTTGATGATGATGGTTCATTAGATGTGTGGGTCTATGATAATGAATTTAGTCGGTTAAAACCTGTAACAGAATTTGATTTCGAAGGATACGTAGATCATCAAATACTTTCGAACGACCTCGTTCATAAATTTGGTAGAAACAATGAACCTCAAGTAATGGAAGACGTTATCAGTAAATACGTTAAAGAAGACCCATCTAAAGAGCCTGTGTTCATTGTATTTATTAATGATGGAGGCTGTAAACGTGGAATTAAGAAAGCTATTGTTGAATCCTCAGACAAACCTCTTTTTTGGCAATTTATTGGAATAGGAGATTCAAATTTCGATGTGCTAGAGAAATTGGATACTATGACGGGAAGGTTCATAGATAACGCCAACTTCTTCCATATAGAAGATATTGACCGGACAAGTGATGAAGTATTGTACAATAATCTTCTAAATGAATTTCCAGATTGGTTGAAAGAAGCACGAGAAAAGAATGTTATACAGTAG
- a CDS encoding TerD family protein, which yields MGIQLSKGQRIDLTKTNPGLVKGLIGLGWDTNKYQGGSDFDLDASAFLVDANNRCQDDLDFIFYNNLEHPSKSVIHTGDNRTGEGDGDDEQLIVDFSKIPAHVDKIGITVTIHDGEGRHQNFGQVSNAFVRLADESTGEELLRFDLGEDFSIETAVVVCELYRHGSEWKFNAIGSGFSGGLASLCKNYGLEV from the coding sequence TTGGGAATTCAACTATCTAAAGGACAGAGAATTGATTTAACAAAAACGAATCCAGGACTCGTTAAAGGTCTCATTGGCCTAGGTTGGGATACGAATAAATATCAAGGTGGATCTGACTTTGATTTGGATGCGTCGGCATTTTTAGTTGATGCAAATAATCGTTGTCAGGATGATTTGGATTTCATTTTCTATAACAATTTAGAACACCCAAGTAAATCCGTGATTCATACAGGTGATAACCGTACAGGTGAAGGGGATGGAGATGATGAGCAGCTGATCGTTGATTTTTCCAAAATCCCAGCTCATGTTGATAAAATCGGGATTACCGTTACGATTCACGATGGTGAGGGGCGGCATCAGAACTTCGGACAAGTATCGAACGCATTTGTTCGTCTTGCGGATGAATCCACTGGAGAAGAGCTCTTGCGCTTTGACCTTGGGGAAGACTTCTCAATTGAAACGGCAGTTGTCGTTTGTGAGCTGTATCGCCACGGTAGCGAATGGAAGTTCAATGCAATTGGAAGTGGGTTCTCAGGCGGACTTGCTTCGCTTTGCAAAAATTATGGCCTTGAGGTTTAA